Proteins found in one Streptococcus iniae genomic segment:
- the nusG gene encoding transcription termination/antitermination protein NusG, whose protein sequence is MLDSFDKGWFVLQTYSGYENKVKENLLLRAQTYDMLDNILRVEIPTQTVNVEKNGQSKEIEENRFPGYVLVEMVMTDEAWFVVRNTPNVTGFVGSHGNRSKPTPLLEEEIRAILLSMGQTIDVFDTNIKEGDLVQIIDGAFMGQEGRVVEIENNKVKLMLNMFGSETVAEVELYQIAELS, encoded by the coding sequence ATGTTAGATTCTTTTGATAAAGGGTGGTTTGTTTTACAAACTTACTCAGGATATGAAAATAAAGTAAAAGAAAACCTCTTGCTTCGTGCACAAACCTACGATATGCTAGACAATATTTTGCGTGTTGAAATTCCAACGCAAACCGTAAATGTTGAAAAAAACGGCCAAAGCAAAGAAATTGAAGAAAACCGCTTCCCAGGTTATGTCTTGGTTGAAATGGTAATGACTGATGAAGCTTGGTTTGTGGTGCGTAACACCCCAAACGTTACAGGATTTGTTGGTTCTCACGGAAACCGTTCAAAACCAACACCATTACTTGAAGAGGAAATTCGTGCCATCTTGTTATCAATGGGGCAAACCATTGATGTCTTTGACACTAATATTAAAGAAGGTGACCTTGTTCAAATTATTGACGGTGCCTTTATGGGTCAAGAGGGACGCGTTGTCGAAATTGAAAATAATAAAGTTAAATTAATGCTTAACATGTTTGGTTCAGAAACAGTGGCAGAAGTAGAACTTTACCAAATCGCAGAACTCTCATAA
- the secE gene encoding preprotein translocase subunit SecE has protein sequence MGFIGGIFKVLKDTTWPNRKQRWKDFISVLEYTAFFTIIIYIFDQVLSKGILSLINHF, from the coding sequence ATGGGATTTATTGGTGGTATTTTTAAAGTTTTAAAAGATACAACTTGGCCAAATAGAAAACAACGATGGAAAGATTTTATCTCTGTACTTGAGTATACGGCTTTCTTTACGATCATTATCTATATCTTTGACCAAGTCTTGTCAAAAGGAATTTTAAGTTTAATTAATCATTTTTAA
- the rpmG gene encoding 50S ribosomal protein L33, whose amino-acid sequence MAQKKASLACVDCGSRNYSISVSSTPKPTRLEVNKFCKHCKKYTLHKETR is encoded by the coding sequence ATGGCACAGAAAAAAGCAAGCCTAGCGTGTGTGGATTGTGGCAGCCGAAACTACTCTATTTCAGTAAGTAGCACGCCAAAACCAACACGACTAGAAGTAAATAAGTTTTGTAAACACTGTAAGAAATATACCTTACATAAAGAGACACGTTAG
- the pbp2a gene encoding penicillin-binding protein PBP2A: MTFLELLQKKFFPKQYREKQAQKKAELEKLQSQQDQDKGEGFSDGPSSSGQSSFQRSQSALYDDKSKKPKWLRKLASFLPSPQHPIRRFWRRYHIGKILFILIGCFVLMVGSYLFYLSKTAKVSDLQNALKATTVIYDKKAAYAGSLSGQKGTYVELDAISDDLENAVIATEDRSFYENKGINLKRFILAVLTGGRFGGGSTITQQLAKNAYLSQDQTIKRKAREFFLALELTKKYSKKEILAMYLNNSYFGNGVWGVEDASQKYFGTSAANLTLDEAATLAGMLKGPEIYNPLYSIENATNRRDTVLSVMLETGKITQNQANQAKTVGMGNRLADTYKGKSNDYKYPSYFDAVINEAISSYGISEKDIVNNGYKIYTELDQNYQTGMQTTFNTPSLFPVSEVDGTSAQGASVALDPKTGGVRGLVGRVNSTENVTFRSFNYATQSKRSPASTIKPLIVYAPAVASGWSIDKLLPNTFQDFGGYQPHNYGGYESEDVPMYQALANSYNIPAVATVKELGIGKAVSYGKSFGLNMDAANKELGIALGGSVTTNPLEMAQAYSAFANNGVMHTAHFITKIETASGKVVKAHSDQSKRVISQSVADKMTSMMLGTFSNGSAVNANVYGYTLAGKTGTTETDFNPDLSGDQWVIGYTPDVVISQWIGFNKTDENHYLTGSSAGTASAIFSSQASYILPYTKGTSFKVDNAYAVNGISAVYGVNETSTDTARDSQNIIDGLRKSAEEASKSISDAVDKSGLREKAQKLWQGIVDYIR, encoded by the coding sequence ATGACATTTTTAGAATTATTGCAAAAAAAGTTTTTCCCAAAGCAATATAGGGAAAAACAAGCTCAAAAAAAAGCAGAACTGGAAAAACTGCAAAGTCAACAAGATCAGGACAAGGGAGAAGGTTTCAGTGATGGGCCTTCTTCATCTGGTCAGTCGTCTTTTCAACGGAGTCAGTCTGCCCTTTATGATGATAAAAGCAAGAAGCCCAAATGGTTAAGGAAGTTGGCTTCTTTTCTGCCGTCACCACAGCATCCCATCAGACGATTTTGGCGGCGTTACCATATTGGTAAAATCCTTTTCATTTTAATTGGATGTTTTGTCTTAATGGTAGGGTCTTATCTCTTTTACCTATCTAAAACTGCTAAGGTTTCTGACCTGCAAAATGCTTTGAAGGCAACTACCGTGATTTACGACAAAAAAGCAGCATATGCTGGAAGTTTGTCTGGCCAAAAAGGGACCTATGTTGAGTTGGATGCTATTTCTGATGACTTGGAAAATGCTGTTATTGCAACTGAAGATAGAAGTTTCTATGAAAATAAAGGGATAAATCTCAAACGTTTCATCTTAGCTGTCTTAACAGGTGGCCGTTTTGGTGGTGGTTCTACCATTACACAGCAATTAGCCAAGAATGCTTATCTGTCGCAAGACCAGACCATTAAGCGTAAGGCGCGTGAGTTCTTTCTAGCCTTGGAATTAACCAAAAAATACAGCAAGAAAGAAATTTTGGCCATGTACCTTAATAATTCTTACTTTGGTAATGGGGTTTGGGGCGTTGAAGACGCCAGTCAGAAATATTTTGGGACAAGCGCAGCTAATCTCACGCTTGATGAAGCAGCAACGCTTGCTGGTATGCTAAAAGGGCCTGAGATTTATAATCCCCTATATTCTATTGAAAATGCGACAAACAGAAGAGATACAGTCTTATCTGTTATGCTTGAGACTGGTAAAATCACTCAGAATCAAGCCAATCAGGCCAAGACGGTTGGAATGGGCAACCGATTAGCCGATACCTACAAGGGCAAATCCAACGATTATAAATACCCTTCTTATTTTGATGCTGTTATTAATGAGGCAATCTCAAGTTATGGCATCTCTGAAAAGGATATTGTTAATAATGGCTACAAGATTTACACTGAATTAGACCAGAATTATCAAACAGGTATGCAGACGACCTTCAACACACCAAGTCTGTTTCCAGTTTCAGAAGTTGATGGTACCAGTGCTCAGGGCGCTAGTGTTGCTCTTGATCCTAAGACTGGAGGGGTTCGAGGCTTAGTTGGCCGGGTAAATAGTACTGAAAATGTAACCTTTAGAAGTTTCAACTACGCGACTCAGTCTAAACGAAGTCCCGCCTCAACGATTAAGCCTTTGATTGTATATGCTCCGGCTGTTGCTTCGGGTTGGTCTATTGATAAACTCTTACCAAACACTTTCCAAGATTTTGGGGGCTACCAACCTCACAACTATGGGGGCTACGAATCAGAAGACGTTCCTATGTATCAAGCCTTAGCCAATTCCTATAATATTCCTGCTGTCGCAACGGTTAAGGAGTTAGGTATTGGTAAGGCAGTTAGCTATGGAAAGAGCTTTGGTCTTAATATGGATGCTGCAAATAAAGAGCTTGGTATAGCCCTTGGCGGTAGTGTAACGACAAATCCGCTTGAGATGGCACAGGCCTATTCAGCCTTTGCTAATAATGGAGTGATGCATACAGCTCATTTTATCACCAAAATTGAAACAGCAAGTGGTAAGGTGGTCAAGGCTCACTCAGACCAATCCAAACGGGTAATCAGCCAGTCTGTTGCTGATAAGATGACCAGCATGATGCTTGGGACTTTCTCTAATGGTTCAGCAGTTAATGCCAATGTTTATGGTTACACCTTGGCTGGTAAAACAGGGACAACAGAAACGGATTTTAACCCTGATTTATCAGGAGATCAATGGGTTATTGGTTACACGCCAGACGTGGTCATTAGCCAGTGGATTGGCTTTAATAAAACTGATGAAAATCATTACCTGACAGGATCAAGTGCTGGAACAGCGTCAGCCATTTTTAGCAGTCAAGCCTCCTATATTTTGCCTTACACCAAAGGGACTTCCTTTAAGGTGGATAATGCTTACGCAGTTAATGGGATTTCAGCTGTTTATGGCGTTAACGAGACATCAACTGACACAGCCAGAGATTCTCAGAACATTATCGACGGTTTGCGAAAATCGGCCGAGGAAGCTTCTAAGTCTATCTCAGACGCCGTTGATAAGTCAGGCCTAAGAGAGAAAGCGCAAAAACTCTGGCAAGGAATAGTAGACTATATCAGATAG
- a CDS encoding RidA family protein gives MKSIRRYDVNEEWAHTGLVEAGDYFFLNYCAGAIGQPIEEQINAAFDEMERRLGLVGLTLDAVVKMDCLFRDVWNIPTLEKVIKERFNGKYPARKSIQTEFAHQGGAEGLLFQVDAIAYSKAVTFD, from the coding sequence ATGAAAAGTATTAGGCGTTATGACGTTAATGAAGAATGGGCACACACAGGTCTTGTTGAAGCTGGTGATTACTTCTTTTTAAATTATTGTGCCGGAGCAATTGGTCAGCCAATTGAAGAACAAATCAACGCTGCATTTGATGAGATGGAAAGACGACTAGGCTTGGTTGGTCTCACTTTAGATGCAGTTGTTAAAATGGATTGTTTATTTAGAGATGTGTGGAATATTCCAACACTGGAAAAAGTTATAAAAGAAAGATTTAATGGGAAATACCCTGCCCGCAAATCCATTCAAACGGAATTTGCACATCAAGGCGGAGCAGAAGGTCTACTGTTTCAAGTGGATGCGATTGCTTATTCTAAGGCCGTTACCTTTGACTAG
- a CDS encoding RluA family pseudouridine synthase, with product MKIKNKPNGFEVSFTSPYPQTTVKELLEEYLLIPRKIRHFLRTKKHLRINNELVNWQSPVKTGDNISLFFDQDDYPLKDIPKGDAALVDCLYEDDHLIVVNKVEGMKSHGNAPGEIALLNHVSAYIGQTAYIIHRLDMETSGAIVFAKNPFILPIMNQLLEKRQIHREYWALVDGHLEQKDLTYRQAIGRHRSDRRKRVVDLKNGQRAITHVSRLKSYANKQTLINCQLDTGRTHQIRVHLSYNGHPIVGDPLYHKFSSSRLMLHAHRLSFTHPLTLKKMSLEATSQTFENGLP from the coding sequence ATGAAGATCAAAAATAAGCCCAACGGTTTTGAGGTTTCCTTTACAAGCCCCTACCCTCAAACCACTGTTAAAGAATTGCTTGAGGAATATCTCTTAATCCCACGCAAAATTCGGCATTTTTTGCGCACCAAAAAGCATCTACGCATCAACAATGAGCTGGTTAACTGGCAAAGTCCGGTTAAGACCGGAGATAACATTAGCCTCTTTTTTGACCAAGACGACTACCCTCTTAAGGACATCCCCAAAGGAGATGCTGCTCTTGTTGACTGTCTCTACGAGGATGACCATCTTATTGTGGTTAACAAAGTTGAAGGCATGAAAAGTCACGGCAATGCTCCTGGTGAGATAGCCTTATTGAATCACGTGTCTGCTTATATTGGACAAACTGCCTATATCATTCATCGCCTTGATATGGAAACAAGTGGTGCTATTGTCTTTGCTAAAAACCCATTTATTTTACCCATTATGAATCAACTTTTAGAAAAAAGACAGATTCATCGGGAATATTGGGCTTTGGTTGATGGGCATTTGGAGCAAAAAGACCTTACTTATCGGCAAGCTATCGGCAGACATCGGTCTGACCGTAGAAAACGGGTGGTAGACCTAAAAAATGGACAAAGGGCAATAACGCATGTTAGCCGTCTGAAATCTTATGCAAACAAGCAGACATTGATTAATTGTCAGCTAGATACAGGGCGTACCCATCAAATTAGGGTTCATCTCTCTTATAATGGGCACCCTATTGTAGGGGATCCTCTTTACCATAAATTTAGCAGCTCACGCCTTATGCTTCACGCCCATCGTCTCAGCTTCACCCACCCCTTAACCCTCAAAAAAATGAGTCTTGAGGCGACTTCACAAACATTTGAAAATGGACTTCCTTAG
- a CDS encoding zinc ribbon domain-containing protein has protein sequence MRTFFHQKWVKRAGGFCAALLIISLVFTGIYCSKASLVNRYVKARSSQKATPFENIKGYLVWSDNNEQITNDEARYTNFDILDKSQREELATELKKATANDDVYVKSVGRKFFIFPDYRIAVKPMALTIKTNVPDVDILLNRKKVTVSTSEQFTTDLKRLPISDYTASLDGMYKDRKIEVSRKYDGQSKVIDLTVTFKNFTVTSNLKDGELYFDDSRVGTLREGEYKVVDYPITDASQVYVKKKFMDGDLLSKKARLSKVAEGANVELNVDNLLEQQKAGEYLIAAFNQLMAYTSSRKDPATLNDVFENGVDNVFYKGLKDSIKAKLETDSRRASSLAIPNIVLNNMTQVGKESYLLDFSATYVFGYSAETDPDKKTAGNITQDLNGKVTLKKSGNHYLVSQSGTKNITVTGETNQVKPPALVPEGSVGTWVLDKDNTIYTLTISEDGTVTRKTDYKDPKRKDETMTAKVVKFEDRGNHNYQLFFEQEVSGSIMIIGGGVGGSGVKYTQGVHLDGNSLTPVIWQTGSQSDFDFNKPASGFSMKKQ, from the coding sequence ATGAGAACTTTTTTTCATCAAAAGTGGGTTAAAAGAGCAGGCGGTTTTTGTGCGGCATTACTTATCATTAGCTTGGTCTTTACAGGTATTTATTGTTCTAAGGCTAGCTTGGTTAATCGCTATGTCAAAGCTCGTAGTAGCCAAAAAGCAACACCATTTGAAAATATAAAAGGCTACCTTGTTTGGTCTGATAATAATGAACAAATAACAAATGACGAAGCTAGGTACACTAATTTCGATATTTTAGACAAATCACAGCGTGAAGAATTAGCAACAGAATTGAAAAAAGCAACAGCTAATGATGATGTCTATGTCAAATCGGTGGGACGCAAATTTTTTATTTTCCCAGACTATCGTATTGCAGTTAAGCCAATGGCCTTAACCATTAAAACCAATGTGCCAGATGTGGATATTTTATTGAATCGCAAGAAGGTTACTGTTAGCACTTCTGAACAGTTTACAACTGATCTTAAACGTCTCCCTATTTCGGATTATACTGCAAGTTTAGATGGTATGTATAAAGACCGTAAGATTGAAGTTAGTAGAAAATATGATGGTCAGAGTAAGGTGATTGATTTAACAGTTACTTTTAAGAATTTTACTGTGACTAGTAACCTCAAAGACGGGGAACTCTATTTTGACGACAGCCGTGTAGGAACGTTAAGAGAAGGGGAATACAAGGTTGTTGATTACCCAATAACGGATGCTTCGCAGGTATATGTTAAAAAGAAATTTATGGATGGTGACCTCCTGTCCAAAAAGGCTCGTCTATCAAAAGTTGCAGAAGGGGCTAATGTTGAGCTTAATGTTGACAACTTACTCGAACAGCAAAAAGCTGGGGAATACCTCATTGCTGCTTTTAATCAGCTGATGGCCTATACAAGTAGTCGAAAGGACCCTGCAACGCTTAATGATGTGTTTGAAAATGGGGTTGACAATGTCTTTTACAAGGGCTTGAAAGACAGTATCAAGGCCAAACTAGAAACAGATTCAAGAAGGGCTTCAAGTCTTGCTATTCCAAATATTGTCCTTAATAATATGACGCAAGTTGGTAAGGAAAGTTACCTTCTGGACTTCTCGGCAACTTATGTTTTTGGTTATAGCGCTGAAACAGATCCTGATAAAAAAACAGCTGGAAATATCACACAAGACCTGAATGGTAAAGTGACCCTTAAGAAATCAGGGAACCATTATCTTGTTAGCCAATCTGGAACTAAAAATATTACGGTGACTGGTGAAACTAATCAGGTCAAACCACCTGCTCTTGTTCCAGAAGGCAGTGTAGGAACTTGGGTATTGGATAAGGATAATACCATCTATACCCTTACAATCTCAGAAGATGGCACTGTCACTCGCAAGACAGATTACAAAGACCCTAAGCGTAAAGATGAAACCATGACCGCTAAAGTCGTCAAGTTTGAAGATAGAGGCAATCACAATTACCAATTGTTCTTTGAGCAAGAAGTGTCAGGTTCAATCATGATTATTGGTGGTGGAGTTGGCGGTAGCGGCGTTAAATATACCCAAGGTGTTCACCTTGATGGTAATAGTTTAACCCCAGTTATTTGGCAGACAGGTAGTCAATCAGACTTTGATTTTAACAAACCTGCTTCCGGATTTAGCATGAAAAAACAATAA
- a CDS encoding C69 family dipeptidase produces the protein MNKKQFALGTITLLGALGIQQTALACTGFIIGKNLTADGTALYGRTEDLEPNHNKTFLVRPAKDNKKGDMWKDQANGFKYELPAHSFKYTAVPDVTPKAGVYDEAGFNEHGVSMSATVSASANDAIQKVDPYVKDGLAESSMTSVILPSIKTAREGVELIAKIVTEKGSAEGNIVTLADKDGIWYMEILSGHQYVAIKFPDDKFAVFPNTFYLGHVNFEDKENTIASEDVQVIAKKAKTYKEVDGQFHIAQSYNPKMSDANRSRVFSGIKSIDPDAKVTYKDDNYELLQSTDKKLTLEDAMALQRNRFEGLDLKPLDQMELDGKGKPKSKDAVKGYAYPISNQNVMEAHIFQLKEEMPAELGGGVMWLSIGSPRNAPYLPYLANITDTYSAYKEKSTKYNKDSWYWTISHINDILAAHPKKYGNHIIDEIKALEKTWMTEQDKSNQELTELVKTDPKAAAEKATNSSKERAEKTFKRLKEIEAKLVKETSKKAKKAN, from the coding sequence ATGAACAAGAAACAATTTGCCTTAGGCACGATCACCCTCTTAGGAGCACTCGGCATCCAACAGACAGCTTTGGCTTGCACTGGTTTTATTATCGGAAAAAACTTAACTGCTGATGGAACTGCACTTTACGGTCGCACAGAAGACCTCGAACCCAACCACAACAAGACCTTCCTTGTCAGACCAGCTAAAGACAACAAGAAAGGGGATATGTGGAAAGACCAAGCTAATGGTTTTAAATATGAATTACCAGCTCACTCTTTCAAATACACTGCCGTTCCAGATGTTACCCCTAAAGCTGGTGTCTACGATGAAGCTGGCTTTAATGAACATGGCGTCTCTATGTCAGCAACGGTATCAGCTTCAGCTAATGATGCCATTCAAAAAGTTGATCCTTATGTTAAAGATGGTCTTGCTGAGTCATCAATGACCAGTGTCATTCTCCCTAGCATTAAGACAGCTCGTGAAGGGGTTGAACTCATTGCTAAAATTGTTACAGAAAAGGGATCTGCTGAAGGCAATATTGTTACTTTAGCTGATAAAGACGGCATTTGGTACATGGAAATCTTATCTGGCCACCAGTATGTAGCCATCAAATTCCCTGATGACAAATTTGCTGTTTTCCCAAATACCTTCTACCTTGGCCATGTTAACTTTGAAGATAAGGAAAACACCATTGCTTCAGAGGATGTTCAAGTTATCGCTAAGAAAGCCAAAACGTATAAGGAAGTTGATGGCCAATTCCATATTGCACAATCATATAATCCTAAAATGAGTGATGCCAATCGTTCTCGGGTATTTTCCGGAATCAAATCCATTGACCCTGATGCTAAAGTTACTTACAAGGATGATAATTATGAGTTACTTCAAAGCACTGACAAAAAATTGACTTTAGAAGACGCTATGGCCTTACAACGTAACCGATTTGAAGGTCTGGATTTAAAACCTTTAGACCAAATGGAGCTTGATGGCAAAGGGAAACCAAAATCCAAAGATGCTGTTAAAGGCTATGCCTACCCTATTTCAAACCAAAATGTCATGGAAGCTCACATCTTCCAGCTTAAAGAAGAAATGCCTGCTGAATTAGGTGGTGGTGTCATGTGGTTATCTATTGGTAGCCCACGAAATGCACCGTATTTGCCATACTTAGCTAATATTACAGACACTTACTCCGCTTACAAAGAAAAGAGTACTAAATACAATAAAGACTCTTGGTATTGGACAATTTCGCACATCAATGATATCCTTGCTGCCCATCCAAAAAAATATGGAAATCACATCATCGATGAGATTAAAGCGCTCGAAAAAACTTGGATGACCGAGCAAGATAAAAGCAATCAGGAATTAACCGAATTGGTTAAAACAGATCCTAAAGCTGCTGCTGAAAAAGCAACAAATTCCTCAAAAGAACGAGCAGAAAAAACATTTAAACGCCTTAAAGAAATTGAAGCAAAATTAGTAAAAGAAACTTCTAAAAAAGCTAAGAAAGCCAACTGA
- a CDS encoding YSIRK-type signal peptide-containing protein (The YSIRK form of extended signal peptide directs nascent proteins to the cross-wall site, while signal peptides lacking YSIRK direct proteins instead to the cell pole. A large fraction of YSIRK proteins are surface proteins anchored by sortase-mediated processing of a C-terminal LPXTG motif.): MFKERKHIFSIRKTVLGVGSVLLGVLLTTGFVSAEEIQGSSVADSGLVVASDPAVAQPLVTETVIKSPIRYVDEPAQEVGYSAVQTHTQLQQMERRQFNGLSLLKRLLF, from the coding sequence ATGTTTAAAGAAAGAAAGCACATTTTTAGTATTCGAAAAACGGTATTAGGGGTTGGTAGTGTCTTATTGGGAGTTCTATTAACAACAGGTTTTGTTAGTGCTGAGGAAATTCAAGGTTCTTCTGTTGCTGACTCGGGGCTAGTGGTTGCAAGTGATCCTGCTGTGGCACAACCTCTTGTGACTGAGACGGTTATCAAGAGTCCAATTCGCTATGTTGATGAGCCTGCCCAAGAGGTTGGTTATAGCGCTGTTCAAACACATACACAACTACAGCAGATGGAAAGACGACAGTTCAACGGATTGAGCCTACTGAAACGGTTATTGTTTTAG
- the groL gene encoding chaperonin GroEL (60 kDa chaperone family; promotes refolding of misfolded polypeptides especially under stressful conditions; forms two stacked rings of heptamers to form a barrel-shaped 14mer; ends can be capped by GroES; misfolded proteins enter the barrel where they are refolded when GroES binds) produces MAKDIKFSADARAAMVRGVDMLADTVKVTLGPKGRNVVLEKAFGSPLITNDGVTIAKEIELEDHFENMGAKLVSEVASKTNDIAGDGTTTATVLTQAIVREGLKNVTAGANPIGIRRGIELATKTAVEELKAIAQPVTDKAAIAQVAAVSSRSEKVGEYISEAMERVGNDGVITIEESRGMETELEVVEGMQFDRGYLSQYMVTDNEKMVADLENPYLLITDKKVSNIQEILPLLEEVLKTNRPLLIIADDVDGEALPTLVLNKIRGTFNVVAVKAPGFGDRRKAMLEDIAILTGGTVITEDLGLDLKDATLAALGQAAKVTVDKDSTVIVEGAGSLDAIKNRIGLIKSQLETTTSEFDREKLQERLAKLAGGVAVIKVGAATETELKEMKLRIEDALNATRAAVEEGIVTGGGTAFVTVIDKVADLELEGDDATGRNIVLRALEEPVRQIAYNAGFEGSVIIDKLKNSPAGTGFNAANGEWVDMIATGIIDPVKVSRSALQNAASVASLILTTEAVVANKPAPEAPAMPGGMDPSMMGGMM; encoded by the coding sequence ATGGCAAAAGATATTAAATTTTCAGCAGATGCGCGTGCAGCAATGGTGCGTGGTGTTGATATGTTGGCTGACACTGTTAAGGTAACGCTTGGGCCAAAGGGGCGCAATGTGGTTCTTGAAAAAGCCTTTGGTTCACCATTGATTACAAATGATGGTGTAACCATCGCAAAAGAAATTGAACTTGAAGATCACTTTGAAAATATGGGTGCTAAACTTGTTTCAGAAGTGGCGTCAAAAACAAATGACATTGCAGGTGATGGGACAACAACAGCAACTGTTTTAACACAAGCTATTGTGCGTGAAGGTTTAAAAAACGTTACAGCTGGTGCAAATCCAATTGGAATTCGCCGCGGTATTGAATTAGCGACTAAAACAGCTGTCGAAGAATTAAAAGCTATTGCGCAACCTGTAACTGATAAAGCAGCTATTGCACAAGTTGCTGCAGTATCATCTCGCTCTGAAAAAGTTGGGGAATACATTTCTGAAGCTATGGAACGTGTTGGTAATGATGGTGTTATTACCATCGAAGAATCACGTGGTATGGAAACAGAACTTGAAGTGGTTGAAGGGATGCAATTTGATCGTGGTTACCTATCGCAATATATGGTTACAGACAATGAAAAAATGGTTGCTGATTTAGAAAATCCCTATCTCTTAATCACGGATAAAAAAGTTTCTAACATCCAAGAAATTTTACCTTTGTTAGAAGAAGTGCTTAAAACTAACCGTCCACTTTTAATTATTGCTGACGATGTTGATGGTGAAGCTTTGCCAACACTTGTGCTTAATAAAATTCGTGGCACATTCAATGTTGTGGCCGTTAAAGCACCAGGTTTTGGCGATCGCCGCAAAGCTATGTTGGAAGATATTGCCATTCTAACTGGCGGTACAGTTATTACAGAAGATTTAGGGTTAGACTTAAAAGATGCAACACTTGCTGCTTTAGGTCAAGCTGCTAAAGTGACAGTTGACAAAGATTCAACAGTTATTGTTGAAGGGGCAGGCAGTTTAGATGCTATTAAAAACCGCATTGGTTTAATTAAATCACAACTTGAAACAACCACTTCTGAATTTGATCGTGAGAAATTGCAAGAGCGCCTTGCTAAATTAGCTGGCGGTGTTGCAGTGATTAAAGTTGGTGCCGCAACTGAAACGGAATTGAAAGAGATGAAACTTCGTATTGAGGATGCTTTAAATGCAACTCGTGCGGCTGTTGAAGAAGGTATTGTTACAGGCGGAGGAACTGCTTTTGTAACTGTTATTGATAAAGTGGCTGACTTGGAACTTGAAGGTGATGATGCAACTGGACGAAATATTGTTCTGCGTGCTTTAGAAGAGCCAGTTCGTCAAATTGCTTACAATGCAGGTTTTGAGGGATCTGTTATTATTGACAAACTTAAAAATAGTCCAGCAGGAACAGGTTTTAATGCAGCTAATGGAGAGTGGGTTGACATGATTGCAACAGGTATTATTGATCCTGTTAAAGTAAGCCGTTCAGCTTTACAAAATGCAGCCTCAGTGGCCAGTTTAATTCTAACAACTGAAGCAGTGGTTGCAAACAAACCTGCACCAGAAGCACCAGCCATGCCAGGTGGAATGGACCCAAGCATGATGGGTGGGATGATGTAA
- the groES gene encoding co-chaperone GroES produces MLKPLGDRVLVKVDQDKEQTVGGFVLASGHHEATRQATVLAVSETGMRTITGEVVPSSVQVGDRVLIENGHGLALTVDDENVTLVRESDILAIISK; encoded by the coding sequence ATGTTAAAACCCTTAGGAGACCGTGTTCTCGTTAAAGTTGATCAAGATAAAGAACAAACGGTTGGTGGTTTTGTCCTTGCCAGCGGACACCATGAAGCAACAAGACAAGCAACTGTTTTAGCCGTCAGTGAAACAGGTATGCGTACTATTACAGGAGAAGTTGTGCCTTCATCAGTTCAAGTAGGAGACCGTGTTTTGATTGAAAATGGTCATGGCCTTGCCCTTACTGTTGATGATGAAAATGTTACATTGGTTCGTGAATCTGATATTCTAGCAATTATCTCAAAATAA